A window of the Chloroflexus sp. Y-396-1 genome harbors these coding sequences:
- a CDS encoding efflux RND transporter periplasmic adaptor subunit, translating into MPRFWVIVITTLVLILSGCAQQATPDTEPVPTVVSPTSAPALAESSSTTPAIVNGTLIANGRVQPVTVIDLSFVGGGSVSEVLVQPGDRVRAGDVMASLDVRLLDLTIAEARVALAEAQANYEQLLSGATPEQIAQAEAEIERARARLADARTNVTQSDIAAVQAELREARAVLERLQKGITPEDRARLEAAIAENKARLQTRINTLAGEKTQLESQIERLANELRNAQDDYSRIAWANQQIVASGGQLTQAQIDNETRLLRAVENAERRLQEARVALETVRQNEFSEIAAYRAEVEQSEALLADALRPATPDQIAAAEKRILQAQARLAQLTINHPNEVAVYEAELRKAEADFARLTADPTSAQLAIAQARIERAEIELRRAELNRERYKIRAPIDATVVAVNVQPGQTIEANQRVLTLATLDQWQIVVTNLSELHVSLVQENDPVTIKFIALPDVILSGRVKYIEPVGLETGIGTTYTVRIIPDSWDQRLRWNMNAQVVFATSK; encoded by the coding sequence ATGCCACGCTTTTGGGTCATTGTGATCACAACCCTGGTGTTGATCTTGAGCGGATGTGCTCAGCAAGCAACACCAGATACGGAACCAGTACCGACAGTCGTATCGCCAACATCAGCGCCAGCGTTGGCAGAGTCATCTTCTACCACCCCAGCAATTGTGAATGGCACTTTAATTGCGAATGGACGGGTTCAACCGGTAACCGTGATCGATCTCAGTTTTGTTGGTGGTGGATCGGTAAGCGAAGTGTTGGTCCAACCGGGTGATCGGGTGCGCGCCGGTGATGTGATGGCCAGTCTCGATGTGCGATTACTGGATCTCACAATTGCCGAAGCAAGAGTTGCTCTTGCCGAAGCACAGGCGAATTATGAACAGTTGCTTAGTGGAGCAACCCCTGAGCAGATCGCTCAGGCTGAGGCTGAAATTGAGCGAGCACGGGCACGCTTGGCCGATGCGCGAACCAACGTGACTCAGAGTGATATTGCCGCTGTTCAGGCCGAATTGCGTGAGGCGCGAGCCGTGTTAGAGCGTTTGCAAAAGGGCATCACACCTGAAGATCGTGCCCGATTAGAAGCTGCCATTGCCGAGAACAAGGCTAGGCTGCAAACCCGCATCAATACACTAGCTGGAGAGAAGACGCAGCTCGAGTCACAGATCGAGCGGTTGGCAAATGAGTTGCGTAATGCGCAAGACGATTATTCGCGAATTGCCTGGGCGAATCAGCAGATCGTTGCCAGCGGTGGTCAACTAACACAGGCCCAAATCGATAACGAGACACGCCTGTTACGAGCCGTCGAAAACGCCGAACGCCGCTTGCAAGAGGCGCGAGTAGCACTCGAAACCGTCCGTCAAAATGAGTTCAGCGAAATCGCAGCGTATCGGGCCGAGGTTGAACAGTCGGAAGCGCTATTGGCTGACGCATTGCGTCCGGCAACACCCGATCAGATTGCGGCTGCTGAAAAGCGCATTTTGCAGGCACAGGCCCGGCTGGCCCAACTAACGATCAATCATCCCAATGAGGTGGCAGTGTATGAGGCAGAGTTGCGTAAGGCGGAAGCTGATTTTGCTCGCCTAACTGCCGATCCGACCAGTGCCCAGCTCGCGATTGCTCAAGCTCGTATTGAACGAGCTGAGATCGAGCTACGACGGGCTGAACTCAATCGGGAGCGCTATAAAATCAGGGCTCCAATTGATGCCACCGTTGTAGCTGTGAATGTACAACCGGGACAAACGATTGAGGCCAATCAACGAGTGCTTACCCTGGCAACCCTCGATCAGTGGCAAATTGTGGTGACCAACCTGAGCGAGTTACACGTCAGTCTGGTGCAAGAAAATGATCCGGTGACGATCAAGTTTATTGCCTTACCTGATGTGATCCTGAGCGGCAGGGTGAAGTATATCGAACCGGTCGGTTTAGAGACAGGCATCGGCACGACTTATACGGTACGGATTATCCCTGACAGTTGGGATCAACGTCTCCGTTGGAACATGAACGCTCAGGTTGTCTTTGCCACCAGTAAATAA
- a CDS encoding NAD(P)-dependent oxidoreductase gives MTDTRTPHALITGGAGYIGSLLTGVLLNQGWSVTVVDDLLFGGTSLLGYWYHPRFRFAKGDICDPATLRANAGGIAVGDLPTTHFDAVIHLAAIVGFPACQTVGPQVAWRYNFEGTKRVFAAADAGRVERFIFASTYSNYGLSPDGAPVTEESPLNPQSLYAETKIAAEQYLRDQTTGSVTMPILFRFATLFGVSPRTRFDLIINQFVLEAITRRKLVIYQRGYARSFVHVRDVCDAILLGLEAPAAIVNREIFNVGSDEGNYTKDEIVALVQRHVEGTVVEYKDLTFGGDMRDIRVSFAKIRERLGFRPRISVEQGIREVAGVLLNGVIKDALDSQYRNAQFIVQ, from the coding sequence ATGACGGACACCAGAACCCCTCATGCGCTCATCACCGGTGGCGCTGGCTACATTGGCTCTCTCTTAACCGGTGTACTGCTCAACCAGGGATGGTCAGTAACGGTAGTTGACGATTTGCTGTTTGGCGGCACTTCACTCCTGGGATACTGGTATCACCCACGGTTTCGCTTTGCCAAGGGAGATATTTGCGATCCGGCAACCCTGCGCGCCAATGCTGGAGGTATTGCAGTCGGTGACTTGCCGACAACACACTTCGATGCAGTGATACATCTAGCAGCAATTGTTGGTTTCCCGGCCTGTCAGACGGTTGGGCCGCAGGTGGCCTGGCGTTATAACTTCGAGGGCACGAAGCGAGTCTTCGCGGCTGCCGATGCGGGGCGAGTTGAACGGTTCATTTTCGCCTCGACTTACAGCAATTACGGCCTCTCGCCTGATGGAGCGCCGGTAACCGAAGAGTCGCCACTGAACCCGCAATCACTTTACGCCGAGACGAAAATTGCCGCCGAGCAGTATTTACGCGATCAAACGACCGGTTCAGTGACGATGCCGATCCTCTTCCGCTTCGCGACCCTGTTTGGCGTATCACCACGCACCCGTTTCGACCTGATTATCAATCAGTTTGTCCTTGAAGCGATCACGCGCCGTAAATTGGTCATCTATCAGCGCGGCTATGCCCGTTCGTTCGTGCATGTACGCGATGTATGTGATGCAATTTTGCTCGGTTTGGAAGCACCAGCGGCGATTGTGAATCGTGAGATTTTCAATGTCGGTAGTGACGAAGGTAACTACACCAAAGATGAGATCGTAGCACTGGTCCAACGTCACGTTGAAGGAACGGTCGTTGAATACAAAGACCTGACCTTCGGTGGTGATATGCGTGATATTCGAGTGTCGTTTGCCAAAATCCGCGAGCGACTCGGCTTTCGACCACGGATCAGCGTCGAACAGGGCATTCGCGAGGTAGCCGGTGTACTGCTCAACGGTGTCATCAAAGATGCACTCGACAGTCAGTATCGGAACGCTCAGTTTATCGTTCAATAG
- a CDS encoding GDP-L-fucose synthase, which yields MYPNQRLWPDSHQFWQDKCVVVTGGAGFLGSYVVEKLHERGARRVVVPRSRVYDLRQREAIRQLLHDARPDIVIHMAARVGGIGANRDHPAEFFYDNLMMGVQLLHESWQFGVKKFVTIGTVCAYPKHTPVPFKEDDLWNGYPEETNAPYGLAKKMLLVQGEAYRQQYGFNSIFLLPVNLYGPRDNFDLETSHVIPALIRKCIEATERGDDEIIVWGDGSPTREFIYAADAAEGILLATERYNDPDPVNIGSSYEISIRDLVTLIANLTGFRGRIVWDTTKPNGQPRRKLDVSRAWDRFGFRAETTFTDGLRATIEWYRAHREPVAAMRAVGEAH from the coding sequence ATGTATCCCAATCAACGTCTCTGGCCCGATAGCCATCAGTTCTGGCAAGATAAATGTGTGGTGGTCACCGGTGGCGCTGGATTTCTCGGTTCCTACGTGGTTGAAAAACTACACGAACGTGGTGCTCGTCGTGTCGTTGTGCCGCGTTCACGAGTTTACGATCTACGTCAACGCGAGGCAATCCGCCAGCTTTTGCACGATGCCCGGCCAGATATTGTCATCCACATGGCTGCGCGAGTGGGTGGTATCGGTGCTAATCGTGACCATCCGGCAGAGTTTTTCTACGATAACCTCATGATGGGAGTCCAGTTGCTGCACGAGAGTTGGCAGTTCGGAGTGAAAAAATTTGTCACGATCGGCACAGTTTGTGCTTATCCTAAGCATACACCGGTACCGTTCAAAGAAGATGACCTCTGGAACGGGTATCCTGAAGAGACAAACGCACCTTACGGACTGGCTAAGAAGATGCTGCTCGTGCAAGGCGAAGCGTATCGTCAACAATACGGCTTTAATTCGATCTTTCTGCTGCCGGTGAATCTCTATGGCCCGCGTGACAACTTCGATCTGGAAACCTCGCACGTGATTCCAGCACTGATTCGGAAGTGCATCGAGGCTACCGAGCGTGGAGACGATGAGATTATCGTCTGGGGTGATGGTTCCCCAACCCGCGAGTTTATTTACGCCGCTGATGCCGCCGAAGGTATTCTGCTGGCAACTGAACGCTACAACGATCCCGATCCGGTGAATATTGGGAGTAGCTACGAGATCAGTATCCGCGATCTGGTGACGCTCATTGCCAATCTGACGGGATTTCGCGGTCGGATTGTGTGGGATACAACCAAACCAAACGGTCAGCCACGGCGCAAGCTAGACGTAAGCCGGGCATGGGATCGGTTTGGGTTCCGGGCCGAGACAACTTTTACCGATGGGTTACGGGCAACGATCGAGTGGTACCGTGCTCATCGTGAGCCGGTAGCCGCAATGCGTGCAGTAGGTGAGGCACACTGA
- a CDS encoding glycosyltransferase family 2 protein, with amino-acid sequence MSVVSRSLPTITDLPPPPPNRVGWPWTAATPPAAPTLPDGRPWPRITIVTPSYQQAAYLEEAMRSVLLQGYPNLEYIVMDGGSRDGSVEIIQRYAPWLSYWQSQPDGGQSAALADGFARATGEILAWINSDDRLQPGALQRVGRFFARRPWLAFANGDVNFIDADGRVTARIFALPPNATLTAQLGVHRWPQQGCFWRRSVYEKVGGVDRRLRFCMDRDLFIRLSSAGPSRRIPGPPLGDFRLHEEAKTATLQTVWQREHALLQRRYAQPMDAYRYAGLRVVWWLWQKHASFRNRLYHAYGIEC; translated from the coding sequence ATGTCGGTAGTATCTCGTTCGTTACCAACAATTACCGATCTGCCACCACCCCCGCCTAATCGAGTCGGTTGGCCCTGGACGGCGGCTACGCCACCGGCAGCACCAACTCTGCCTGATGGGCGGCCTTGGCCGCGTATTACGATTGTCACCCCTTCATACCAACAGGCGGCTTATCTCGAAGAAGCGATGCGTTCAGTGTTGCTACAGGGCTATCCGAATCTTGAGTATATCGTGATGGATGGCGGTAGTCGGGACGGCAGTGTTGAGATTATTCAGCGCTACGCACCGTGGCTAAGCTACTGGCAGTCACAACCTGACGGAGGTCAATCAGCGGCACTGGCCGATGGCTTTGCCCGTGCAACCGGGGAGATTCTGGCCTGGATCAATTCGGATGATCGGTTACAGCCCGGTGCATTACAGCGTGTCGGTCGCTTCTTTGCCCGTCGGCCCTGGCTGGCCTTCGCGAATGGTGATGTCAACTTTATCGACGCTGACGGACGGGTAACGGCTCGTATCTTCGCTTTACCGCCTAACGCAACACTGACTGCCCAGTTGGGTGTCCACCGCTGGCCACAACAAGGGTGTTTCTGGCGGCGCAGTGTTTACGAAAAGGTGGGAGGTGTTGATCGACGGCTGCGCTTCTGTATGGATCGTGACCTGTTCATTCGCCTGAGTAGTGCTGGCCCTAGTCGCCGTATTCCTGGTCCGCCGTTAGGTGATTTTCGCCTGCATGAAGAGGCCAAAACTGCCACCTTACAGACCGTCTGGCAACGAGAACATGCACTGTTACAGCGTCGTTATGCCCAACCAATGGATGCCTATCGCTATGCAGGTTTGCGAGTGGTCTGGTGGCTCTGGCAAAAACACGCCAGTTTTCGCAATCGACTCTATCACGCTTATGGCATTGAATGCTAG
- a CDS encoding O-antigen ligase, with translation MIVTGPIILNPFELIVLGLVCLYAIWRGRPEIPLAIYLSVSLWTRTVFVGPSAATWPLLAMIMLALIRYLHIVRRWSLLPQHLDATTRQIVPATDTWILPWMGLWWGWALCVLFQFDLPNKMSIARPLILYIIVASLVMLIAIRDAAAARRFAITYILTSAYGLYAALRFIDVPLSYLLSDPGLSSLPYRNLGIREYNYFSHHLSIAFLLGLGLFLQTRRLWSMAAILALTLFCGYGIFLTGARQSLSGAGIAAALIFTWALTRSGKKPWRVPLAIAAIVIIVVLLYQVAPHLVVREGESDLGESFNVFEDRGGLWLIGWNYFLASPVWGWGFEQKLWSHNIFIGTLADQGIVGMSFLIGYFVWAIRRLPAVWDQTPTDDRAVWRVVFFALFVFAVVHGQASGNTMSTAHLHWPLWAVWALSAGVVMIPTRKPLPLPARTRLRTVAAGVQR, from the coding sequence ATGATTGTTACCGGGCCAATCATCCTCAACCCGTTCGAATTAATCGTACTCGGACTGGTATGTCTCTATGCGATCTGGCGTGGTCGACCAGAGATTCCGTTAGCGATCTATCTATCAGTCTCCTTATGGACACGAACGGTCTTTGTCGGGCCGAGTGCGGCGACCTGGCCGTTGCTTGCTATGATCATGCTGGCCCTCATTCGGTATTTGCACATCGTGCGGCGATGGTCGTTGTTACCGCAGCATCTTGATGCGACAACCCGGCAGATCGTACCGGCGACTGATACGTGGATCCTGCCCTGGATGGGGTTATGGTGGGGATGGGCGCTGTGCGTTCTCTTCCAGTTTGATTTGCCGAACAAAATGTCGATTGCCCGTCCATTAATACTCTACATTATCGTAGCTTCCCTCGTCATGCTGATTGCCATCCGTGATGCGGCAGCAGCGCGGCGGTTTGCAATCACGTACATACTTACCAGCGCCTATGGTCTGTATGCAGCGTTGCGTTTTATCGATGTGCCGCTCAGTTATCTGTTGAGCGATCCGGGCCTTTCCTCTCTTCCTTACCGCAATCTGGGTATTCGCGAATACAACTATTTCTCACACCACCTGAGTATTGCTTTTCTTTTAGGGCTTGGTCTGTTCTTGCAGACCCGTCGCCTATGGTCAATGGCAGCAATTCTTGCGCTCACACTCTTTTGTGGCTACGGCATTTTTCTCACCGGCGCCCGTCAGTCATTGAGTGGAGCGGGAATAGCTGCGGCGCTGATCTTTACGTGGGCCCTGACAAGAAGTGGAAAGAAACCGTGGCGAGTACCACTGGCAATCGCTGCTATTGTCATCATTGTGGTTCTGCTTTACCAGGTAGCACCTCATCTGGTGGTGCGTGAAGGAGAGAGTGATCTTGGCGAGTCGTTCAACGTTTTTGAAGATCGGGGCGGCTTGTGGTTGATCGGCTGGAACTACTTTCTCGCTTCGCCAGTGTGGGGCTGGGGATTTGAACAAAAACTCTGGTCACACAATATTTTTATCGGCACGCTCGCCGATCAGGGGATCGTTGGAATGAGCTTTTTGATCGGCTATTTTGTATGGGCAATCCGCCGATTACCGGCGGTCTGGGACCAAACCCCAACTGATGATCGCGCCGTTTGGCGCGTGGTCTTCTTCGCTCTCTTCGTCTTTGCTGTTGTCCACGGTCAGGCCTCTGGCAACACAATGTCAACTGCCCATTTGCACTGGCCACTTTGGGCAGTATGGGCGCTTAGCGCGGGGGTGGTCATGATCCCCACCCGGAAACCCTTACCATTACCAGCACGCACACGTCTGCGAACCGTTGCTGCAGGAGTACAGCGATGA
- a CDS encoding glycosyltransferase family A protein, protein MRNARITFGMIVLNGEPFLRYNLRAIYPYAHQIIVAEGASPRAAHAATADGHSLDGTLQALYRFKAEEDPDNKLVIVTAEMCGHRDGFWPGEKDEQSRAYAERATGEWLWQVDVDEFYHPTDIERVIDFLQQHPDTTCLCFRAYHFWGGFDYLADGGLFWNRQYQGEPWGRYRRVFRWRPGYRYDSHRPPTIVDERGREVTRRRMRYADALGVRMYHYYMVFPHQFAVKGAYYQNQPWERERGRLQKNLALLREVNLQNGLQIMDQYGTRNWLTRFQGQHPPQIEALRADLAAGRITVEMRRTDDIERLLADPRYTAMVEVAARQERLRAWQEHLIYLLWWRHRQRLVQLVRERTPSALIKYLPPALQRKFIPEHRRRYHEQLARYQQSIRSGDMV, encoded by the coding sequence ATGAGGAACGCACGAATCACCTTTGGGATGATTGTGCTCAACGGCGAGCCATTTCTACGCTACAACCTGCGCGCAATCTACCCTTACGCGCATCAGATTATCGTTGCCGAGGGAGCCAGTCCGCGAGCAGCCCATGCTGCAACCGCCGATGGTCATTCGCTGGATGGTACCTTGCAGGCACTCTACCGTTTTAAAGCTGAAGAAGACCCTGACAACAAATTGGTGATCGTCACCGCTGAGATGTGCGGGCATCGAGACGGCTTCTGGCCAGGCGAGAAGGATGAACAGAGCCGTGCGTATGCCGAACGGGCCACGGGTGAATGGTTATGGCAAGTTGATGTCGATGAGTTTTATCATCCGACGGATATAGAACGGGTGATTGATTTCTTGCAACAGCATCCTGATACGACATGCCTCTGTTTTCGGGCGTACCACTTTTGGGGTGGTTTCGATTACCTCGCCGATGGTGGTTTGTTTTGGAATCGGCAGTACCAGGGCGAACCGTGGGGCCGGTATCGGCGCGTCTTCCGCTGGCGGCCAGGGTATCGCTACGATAGCCATCGCCCGCCGACCATTGTTGACGAACGAGGCCGAGAGGTGACGCGCCGACGAATGCGCTACGCCGATGCGCTGGGTGTGCGTATGTACCATTACTATATGGTCTTTCCACACCAGTTTGCGGTAAAGGGTGCCTACTATCAAAATCAGCCATGGGAACGGGAACGCGGCCGATTACAGAAGAATCTGGCTTTGCTGCGCGAAGTCAATCTGCAGAACGGGTTGCAGATTATGGATCAGTATGGTACGCGCAACTGGCTTACCCGCTTTCAGGGTCAACACCCACCGCAGATCGAGGCATTACGTGCCGATCTTGCCGCGGGTCGGATCACCGTAGAGATGCGACGAACTGATGATATTGAGCGGTTGCTGGCCGACCCACGTTATACCGCGATGGTCGAAGTAGCTGCTCGACAAGAGCGATTGCGGGCATGGCAAGAACATTTGATCTATCTGCTGTGGTGGCGTCACCGTCAGCGATTGGTACAATTGGTGCGCGAACGGACTCCTTCAGCACTGATCAAGTACTTGCCGCCTGCCTTGCAACGTAAGTTCATTCCGGAACACCGCCGCCGTTATCACGAACAGCTTGCCCGTTATCAACAATCGATCCGTTCAGGAGATATGGTGTGA
- a CDS encoding glycosyltransferase family 2 protein, which yields MNQPLFSVITVTLNCADDAVATARNVLSQDGATVEYLVKDGCSTDGTAERLAELGVRVIVTPDTGIYDAMNQGVAHASGRYICFLNAGDRFAGPHVLRDVATAIERYNEPDFLYGDVRSLVNHPYLGTGNGKGRLIRYPDRLNRFWLYRKMICQQVWFVRREIYLEQPFATDYRILADYAYLLEMVLRRRVRYHHLAQEVAIFDGDGISSRPSPRREAERARALATVYTPWELRLYASIFGGMRWLNRTLIYPMIPLLPERWRARLSGL from the coding sequence GTGAATCAGCCGTTGTTTAGTGTGATTACAGTTACCCTCAATTGTGCCGATGATGCGGTAGCAACTGCGCGAAATGTGCTGTCACAAGATGGTGCGACGGTTGAGTATCTGGTGAAAGATGGTTGTTCAACCGACGGCACAGCAGAACGGTTGGCCGAATTGGGGGTTCGTGTCATTGTTACACCGGATACAGGTATCTACGATGCGATGAATCAGGGTGTTGCGCACGCTTCTGGACGGTATATCTGTTTTCTCAACGCCGGTGATCGATTTGCCGGACCACATGTCTTGCGCGACGTGGCGACGGCCATCGAACGCTACAACGAACCAGACTTTCTGTACGGTGATGTTCGTTCCCTGGTGAACCATCCCTATCTCGGCACCGGCAACGGCAAAGGACGCTTGATCCGCTATCCCGACCGCCTGAACCGTTTCTGGCTGTATCGCAAAATGATCTGTCAGCAGGTCTGGTTTGTACGTCGGGAAATTTATCTCGAGCAGCCGTTTGCCACCGATTACCGCATCCTGGCCGATTACGCCTATCTGCTCGAGATGGTACTCCGGCGCCGTGTTCGGTATCACCACCTCGCGCAGGAAGTAGCAATCTTTGACGGTGACGGCATCAGTAGTCGCCCTTCACCACGCCGTGAAGCCGAGCGTGCGCGCGCACTGGCGACGGTGTATACGCCGTGGGAATTGCGTCTCTATGCGAGCATCTTTGGAGGGATGCGATGGCTCAACCGCACGCTTATTTACCCAATGATCCCGCTCCTGCCCGAGCGATGGCGCGCTCGTCTCAGCGGACTATAG
- a CDS encoding glycosyltransferase family 4 protein — MAQPHAYLPNDPAPARAMARSSQRTIARPYRVVHISTVHPPFDQRIFYRECVSLAASGYETHLLTPLPVVELERQAVHLHSVGVVGEQRLGLGLKRRWQRIQRAAILARQLRADLYHLHDPELIPLGLWLKATTRQRVIFDCHENNTAYLRQKHYLNPLLRRGLELGMATLEHLAARTFDAIITADQGVADLYLRQFRARRVVVVHNFPQLDLFLNQPPPADDAPFDLVYHGTIPRYHLETTFAVAEALQRRGRRARWLFFGKCPEIGWAQAELVRRGLQDNIVIDPHPIPHEQVAVRVRQGQIGFIPLPDLPKFQHNIPTKLFEFMALGMPVVLSDLPPSRPFVGDGRCALMVPANNHEAYADAIIRLLDNPELRRTMGAEGRARVINQFNWQRESQYLLSLYAELL; from the coding sequence ATGGCTCAACCGCACGCTTATTTACCCAATGATCCCGCTCCTGCCCGAGCGATGGCGCGCTCGTCTCAGCGGACTATAGCACGACCGTATCGGGTCGTTCATATCTCAACCGTCCATCCGCCGTTTGATCAACGCATCTTCTACCGCGAATGTGTCAGTCTGGCGGCATCTGGTTACGAGACACATTTGCTCACACCGTTACCGGTAGTTGAACTTGAGCGGCAGGCAGTCCATCTGCATAGCGTAGGTGTGGTGGGTGAACAGCGGTTGGGATTAGGATTGAAGCGGCGCTGGCAACGCATACAGCGGGCAGCAATCCTTGCTCGTCAGTTACGGGCCGATCTCTATCACTTGCACGATCCCGAACTGATTCCACTTGGACTATGGCTGAAGGCAACGACGCGGCAGCGGGTCATATTCGATTGCCACGAAAATAATACCGCTTATCTTCGCCAAAAGCACTATCTCAACCCGTTGTTGCGGCGCGGGCTAGAGCTTGGCATGGCAACGCTTGAGCACCTAGCTGCACGGACATTTGATGCGATTATCACTGCAGACCAAGGAGTTGCCGATCTCTACCTGCGTCAATTTCGCGCCCGCCGAGTGGTGGTCGTGCACAATTTTCCGCAACTCGATCTGTTCCTGAATCAGCCACCACCGGCAGATGACGCACCGTTTGATTTGGTCTACCATGGAACAATTCCGCGTTACCATCTTGAAACAACCTTTGCCGTCGCTGAAGCATTACAACGCCGGGGACGGCGGGCACGATGGCTTTTTTTTGGGAAATGTCCCGAAATAGGCTGGGCGCAAGCCGAGCTGGTACGGCGTGGCCTTCAGGACAATATCGTGATTGACCCTCACCCCATACCACACGAGCAAGTGGCAGTTCGCGTGCGTCAGGGGCAGATTGGATTTATTCCACTACCCGATCTACCCAAGTTCCAGCACAACATTCCGACAAAACTGTTTGAATTCATGGCATTGGGGATGCCGGTCGTGTTAAGTGATCTCCCGCCGAGTCGACCATTTGTCGGCGATGGTCGGTGTGCGTTGATGGTACCGGCCAATAATCACGAGGCGTATGCCGACGCTATCATTCGCCTACTTGATAACCCGGAATTGCGACGCACTATGGGCGCTGAAGGACGCGCACGGGTGATTAACCAGTTTAACTGGCAACGAGAGTCACAATATTTGTTATCGTTATATGCAGAACTTTTATGA
- a CDS encoding carbohydrate deacetylase, translating into MKHNGTTHQLIITADDYGMCPEVNRAIEECLAAGALRATCVMTNMSAYTDLIRLRHDFPQVSIGIHWTLTLGMPAAPPSHVADLVAPNGQFWSAPEFRRRWLTRHISPDHIRLELQTQYERFVALAGQPAFWNTHQNVHVLPGLFELIVDLARQLGIAAMRSHRRITAPRRGSALQYYLRNPLYWLKGQVIAHWATTAARKGMRMPAGVVSTPGYGPGKAAVEQIVQRVPWPKNAPAELVIHPATGVVTDLFGSLTESRLREYEVFRDPALVSRLTAIGVQPVGFEVL; encoded by the coding sequence ATGAAGCATAATGGTACGACCCACCAACTGATCATTACGGCTGACGATTACGGAATGTGTCCCGAAGTGAATCGGGCCATCGAAGAATGTCTTGCCGCAGGCGCCCTACGGGCAACCTGCGTGATGACCAATATGTCGGCTTACACCGACCTGATACGCCTACGGCATGACTTTCCCCAGGTCTCAATTGGCATCCACTGGACATTGACGCTAGGTATGCCGGCTGCACCACCATCGCACGTCGCCGATCTCGTTGCACCCAATGGTCAGTTCTGGTCAGCGCCAGAATTTCGGCGGCGCTGGCTGACTCGCCACATTTCGCCTGATCACATACGGCTTGAATTACAGACCCAGTACGAACGGTTTGTGGCTTTGGCCGGTCAACCCGCCTTCTGGAATACGCATCAGAATGTGCACGTACTACCCGGTCTGTTTGAGCTAATCGTCGATCTGGCCCGACAGCTCGGTATCGCAGCGATGCGCTCACATCGTCGGATCACAGCGCCGCGTCGCGGCTCGGCGTTGCAATACTACCTACGCAATCCCCTGTACTGGCTTAAGGGGCAGGTGATTGCCCACTGGGCCACAACCGCAGCCAGGAAGGGGATGCGAATGCCGGCTGGCGTGGTCAGCACTCCGGGGTATGGGCCGGGAAAAGCGGCTGTCGAACAAATCGTGCAGCGGGTGCCCTGGCCGAAGAACGCCCCGGCCGAACTGGTGATCCATCCGGCAACGGGCGTCGTTACCGATCTCTTCGGCAGCCTGACCGAATCGCGTTTACGTGAGTACGAAGTCTTCCGCGATCCAGCATTGGTCAGCCGTCTGACAGCGATAGGGGTTCAGCCTGTCGGTTTTGAGGTGTTGTGA